The following are encoded in a window of Catenulispora sp. EB89 genomic DNA:
- a CDS encoding MarR family winged helix-turn-helix transcriptional regulator, with translation MPTPETPATPQQFEAQTYQPPATGDATAQQLTDVVTRLRRALRTSIRTEYPWEALPMAQIELMQALSDRSPARVGDLAARQRLSTSTVSGLIGQLMTAGLVVRGTHADDRRVAVVELTEAGRNQLADWQAAHQRRIGAALERLELPEQDAVAAALPALAKLVEYLFAGSGLGADDEA, from the coding sequence ATGCCTACGCCGGAGACCCCCGCGACGCCGCAGCAGTTCGAGGCCCAGACGTACCAGCCGCCCGCGACCGGCGACGCGACCGCGCAGCAGCTCACCGACGTGGTGACGCGGCTGCGGCGCGCGCTGCGCACGTCGATCCGCACGGAGTACCCGTGGGAGGCGCTGCCGATGGCGCAGATCGAGCTGATGCAGGCGCTCAGCGACCGGTCCCCGGCCCGGGTCGGCGACCTGGCGGCGCGCCAGCGGCTGTCCACCTCGACGGTCAGCGGGCTGATCGGGCAGCTGATGACGGCGGGCCTGGTGGTGCGCGGCACGCACGCCGACGACCGCCGGGTGGCGGTGGTGGAGCTGACCGAGGCCGGCCGCAACCAGCTGGCCGACTGGCAGGCGGCGCACCAGCGGCGGATCGGCGCCGCGTTGGAGCGGCTGGAGCTGCCGGAGCAGGACGCGGTGGCCGCAGCCCTGCCGGCGCTCGCGAAGCTGGTGGAGTACTTGTTCGCGGGGTCGGGGCTGGGCGCCGACGACGAGGCGTGA
- a CDS encoding MFS transporter: MNVLLRERPRPERIRNLPWAWRLAVLTVCFGAFMGQLDASITTLAFPALRTEFHASLSAVSWVSLSYLLTLTLLLVPTGRLSDALGRKLFYVYGFAVFTAASAACALAPGLDTLIAFRVVQALGAAMLQANSIALISNAAPREKLRQALGVQAAAQALGLGLGPAVGGLLVDTLGWRWVFWVNVPVGVVALVGGVLMLPRTRERNPGLKLDLGPLKQHDVRRGLLGAAGGYLVLFGPLVLVPVIMAARGSSALTSGLVLTTLPVGFAIGASFLKCRAGAGLGLAVAALAGLLVLPFEPAVLVPLLGVLGLGLGAYAPANNAQVMAAVPQRASGVVSGLLSTARSLGTSGGIYLVTTAIAFAHHDNGLGSRYAFGGLLAVCLLTLAVSVRQVDPGTHPVPDELVAEPPAPLGPQIGTLVRSDDQQRVGHLGQLPRQQRQARDVGQVQRETAHSQ; this comes from the coding sequence GTGAACGTCCTCCTTCGCGAGCGACCTCGTCCGGAACGCATACGCAACCTGCCCTGGGCCTGGCGTCTGGCCGTCCTGACCGTCTGCTTCGGCGCCTTCATGGGCCAGCTCGACGCCTCGATCACCACGCTCGCCTTCCCGGCCCTGCGCACCGAGTTCCACGCGTCGCTGTCCGCGGTCTCCTGGGTCTCCCTGTCGTACCTGCTGACGCTCACCCTGCTGCTGGTCCCGACCGGCCGTCTGTCCGACGCCCTGGGCCGCAAGCTCTTCTACGTCTACGGCTTCGCCGTCTTCACCGCCGCCTCCGCCGCCTGCGCGCTGGCCCCCGGCCTGGACACCCTCATCGCCTTCCGCGTGGTCCAGGCCCTGGGCGCGGCAATGCTCCAGGCCAACAGCATCGCGCTGATCTCCAACGCCGCCCCGCGCGAGAAGCTGCGCCAGGCCCTGGGCGTCCAGGCCGCGGCGCAGGCGCTCGGCCTGGGCCTGGGCCCCGCGGTCGGCGGCCTGCTGGTGGACACCCTCGGCTGGCGCTGGGTGTTCTGGGTGAACGTCCCGGTCGGCGTCGTGGCCCTGGTCGGCGGCGTCCTGATGCTGCCGCGCACCCGCGAGCGCAACCCGGGCCTCAAGCTCGATCTGGGCCCGCTGAAGCAGCACGACGTGCGCCGGGGCCTGCTCGGCGCGGCCGGCGGCTACCTGGTCCTGTTCGGGCCGCTGGTGCTGGTGCCGGTGATCATGGCCGCCCGGGGCAGCAGCGCGCTGACCTCCGGCCTGGTGCTGACCACCCTGCCGGTCGGCTTCGCGATCGGTGCCTCGTTCCTGAAGTGCCGGGCCGGAGCCGGGCTGGGCCTGGCCGTGGCGGCCCTGGCCGGGCTGCTGGTGCTGCCGTTCGAGCCGGCGGTGCTGGTCCCGCTGCTCGGCGTCCTGGGCCTGGGCCTGGGCGCCTACGCCCCGGCGAACAACGCGCAAGTGATGGCCGCGGTCCCGCAGCGGGCTTCGGGGGTCGTCAGCGGCCTGCTCAGCACGGCTCGCAGCCTGGGCACGTCCGGCGGCATCTATCTGGTGACGACCGCTATAGCGTTCGCGCACCACGACAACGGACTCGGCTCGCGCTATGCGTTCGGCGGCCTATTGGCCGTCTGCCTGCTCACCCTGGCCGTGTCCGTACGACAGGTAGACCCGGGCACGCACCCGGTCCCGGACGAACTCGTCGCCGAGCCGCCAGCCCCACTCGGCCCGCAGATCGGGACGCTTGTGCGGAGTGACGATCAGCAGCGCGTCGGACACCTGGGCCAGCTGCCACGCCAGCAGCGGCAGGCGAGAGACGTCGGCCAGGTGCAGCGCGAAACTGCACACAGTCAGTGA